The Beijerinckiaceae bacterium genome has a window encoding:
- a CDS encoding efflux transporter periplasmic adaptor subunit, giving the protein MSKIGLASVTLAAVLTAGGGGYWVGYHRVGELGFSRLGKGLSIADQPPKAQKPEAGNGKGRILYYRNPMGLPDTSAVPKKDSMEMDYIPVLEDEDEDGSIIRVSPGKLQRIGVRSETVAKHVIVRLLRVPGTVKLDERRISLVSTRSDAFIDQVENVTTGDRVRKGQVLMHLHSPEILSASAQFVANSGYEGARRRLENLNVSEEAIADMERTHKVAHSIAWTAPRDGVVLERNAIEGMKAAPGDVLFRLADISTVWVLADVPEYDLGMVLPGASVAIRVRSLPGRTFSGRVGLVYPQVSSATRTTRVRVEIANPDGLLLPDMYADVEIATGDAKPVVTVPDSAVIDTGTRQVALLDKGEGRFEPREVKIGRRGAGLTEITDGLAEGDKVVVAANFLIDAESNLKAALRGLTTGEAGP; this is encoded by the coding sequence ATGAGCAAGATCGGCTTGGCAAGCGTCACCCTCGCCGCCGTTCTGACGGCAGGCGGAGGAGGCTATTGGGTGGGATATCATCGCGTCGGGGAGCTCGGCTTTTCCCGCCTTGGCAAAGGCTTGAGCATCGCAGACCAGCCGCCAAAGGCTCAGAAACCCGAGGCTGGCAATGGCAAAGGGCGCATCCTCTATTATCGTAATCCGATGGGCCTGCCGGATACCTCGGCGGTGCCCAAGAAAGATTCGATGGAGATGGATTATATCCCGGTCCTTGAAGACGAAGACGAAGACGGCTCCATCATTAGGGTTTCACCCGGCAAGCTGCAACGCATAGGCGTGCGCTCAGAGACGGTCGCCAAACATGTGATTGTCCGACTATTGCGTGTGCCGGGTACGGTGAAACTCGACGAGCGGCGCATTTCGCTGGTTTCAACAAGGTCTGATGCCTTCATCGACCAAGTCGAAAATGTCACCACTGGCGATCGGGTCCGCAAGGGGCAGGTGCTCATGCATCTGCATTCTCCGGAAATTCTGTCGGCATCGGCTCAGTTTGTCGCCAACAGCGGGTACGAAGGCGCCCGGCGCCGTCTTGAAAATCTGAATGTTTCGGAGGAAGCGATCGCGGACATGGAGCGGACGCATAAGGTTGCTCATTCGATCGCCTGGACCGCGCCGCGCGATGGCGTCGTACTCGAGCGCAACGCCATCGAGGGCATGAAGGCTGCTCCAGGGGACGTGCTTTTCCGCCTCGCTGATATTTCGACGGTCTGGGTCCTGGCGGATGTGCCCGAATATGATTTGGGGATGGTTCTCCCTGGCGCCTCGGTGGCTATCCGGGTGCGGAGCCTACCGGGCCGGACATTCAGCGGCCGCGTTGGCCTGGTCTATCCCCAGGTCAGCAGCGCAACGCGCACGACACGCGTGCGTGTCGAAATCGCCAACCCGGACGGCCTCTTGCTGCCGGACATGTATGCCGACGTCGAGATCGCGACCGGGGATGCCAAGCCCGTTGTGACCGTGCCCGACAGTGCCGTAATCGACACGGGTACGCGGCAGGTCGCCCTCCTCGACAAGGGCGAGGGCCGTTTCGAGCCGCGAGAGGTGAAGATCGGGCGGCGCGGCGCGGGGCTCACCGAGATCACGGACGGCCTCGCCGAGGGCGACAAGGTTGTCGTCGCAGCGAACTTCCTGATCGATGCGGAAAGCAACCTGAAGGCGGCGCTCCGCGGACTAACGACCGGGGAGGCCGGGCCATGA
- a CDS encoding CusA/CzcA family heavy metal efflux RND transporter, with protein MIARLIAWSARNLVLILVGTAFAVAAGLYALRTLPLDAIPDLSDVQVIVYTEFPGQAPQVVEDQVTYPLTTSMLTVPRSKVVRGFSFFGVSFVYVIFEDGTDPYWARSRVLEYLNAVAQRLPVGVTPGLGPDATGVGWVYQYAVVAKDMTLAELRSLQDWVVRYAVSKAEGVAEVASVGGFVKQYNVVVDPVRLRAQGIPLSKIRDAVRTSNMDVGGRTVELSEFEFMVRGRGYFKNAADIEDIVLKTDQGTPLRLKDVAWVEIGPGERRGITELNGEGEVASGIALQRFGANALTVIENVKARLSEIAASLPKGVEIIPVYDRSQLIQAAIETLRGTLTEESIIVALVCIVFLLHLRSALVAILMLPVGILMAFAAMRLIGLGANIMSLGGIAIAVGAMIDAAIVMIENAHKHLERAPKDKPRVEVLVEAAAAVGPALFFSLLVITVSFLPIFTLESQEGRLFGPLAFTKTFAMAAAALLSVTLVPALMVVFVRGKIIPEHKNPINRFLIWIYRPVIRGVLKAKAATIIFALIIVGVSIWPARQLGSEFMPPLNEGTLMYMPTTLPGLSVTKAAELLQMQDRIIKSFPEVASVYGKAGRALTATDPAPTEMSETIINLKPKSAWRPGVSVDSLRAQMDKALQFPGVSNAWTMPIRARIDMLSTGIRTPVGVKVYGTDLAEMEKVARRIEGILKAVPGTSSVYAERVIGGYYLDITPDREALGRYGLAVGDVQDVIATALGGETVTTTVEGRERYAVNVRYPRELRSNPQAIATEVQVPLPGGGTVPLGEVAKVQLTRGATSIRTENGQLAVYIFVDINGRDLGGYVNEARHAVANEVKLPPGYSVSWSGQFEYLERAKARLKLVVPLTLLIIFLLLYLNFRALTETLIVMLSLPFALVGGIWLMWWLGFNVSVAVAVGFIALAGVAAETGVVMLIYLDQAMRELKEERSAQGRPFTRADLYEAIMRGAVERVRPKMMTVVAIMAGLVPILWSTGAGSEIMQRIAVPMIGGMLSSTVLTLVVIPAIYGLIKGWNLSDRGTMVEIAPEASWTRPKAAAE; from the coding sequence ATGATCGCCCGTCTCATCGCATGGTCCGCCCGCAACCTCGTCCTGATCCTTGTGGGGACCGCTTTCGCGGTCGCGGCCGGCCTCTATGCACTCCGCACGCTCCCGCTCGACGCCATTCCAGATCTCTCGGATGTTCAGGTCATCGTCTACACTGAATTTCCAGGCCAGGCCCCGCAGGTCGTCGAGGATCAGGTCACCTACCCGCTGACCACATCCATGCTGACTGTACCCCGCTCCAAGGTGGTGCGAGGCTTCTCGTTCTTCGGCGTCTCGTTCGTCTACGTGATCTTTGAAGATGGCACCGACCCCTATTGGGCGCGGAGCCGAGTGCTGGAATATCTCAATGCCGTGGCACAGCGCCTGCCGGTAGGAGTCACACCGGGCCTCGGACCCGATGCGACCGGCGTCGGCTGGGTCTATCAATATGCCGTCGTTGCCAAGGACATGACCTTGGCCGAATTGCGTTCGCTGCAAGACTGGGTGGTCCGCTATGCCGTCTCTAAAGCCGAGGGCGTGGCGGAGGTCGCAAGCGTCGGCGGCTTCGTCAAGCAATATAACGTCGTGGTCGACCCGGTCCGCCTACGTGCGCAGGGCATTCCTTTGTCGAAGATCCGGGATGCGGTGCGCACCAGCAATATGGATGTCGGCGGGCGTACCGTCGAACTGTCCGAGTTCGAGTTCATGGTCCGTGGCCGCGGCTACTTCAAGAACGCGGCCGATATCGAAGACATTGTGCTGAAGACCGATCAAGGCACCCCATTGCGTCTCAAGGATGTCGCGTGGGTCGAGATCGGCCCCGGCGAACGCCGCGGCATCACCGAGCTCAATGGCGAGGGTGAAGTCGCAAGCGGCATCGCGCTGCAACGGTTCGGCGCTAACGCGCTTACGGTTATCGAGAACGTCAAGGCGCGCCTATCGGAAATAGCCGCCAGCCTGCCGAAAGGCGTCGAGATCATCCCGGTCTATGACCGTTCGCAACTCATCCAAGCCGCGATTGAAACGCTCCGCGGCACATTGACCGAGGAGAGCATCATCGTCGCGCTGGTCTGCATCGTCTTCTTGCTCCACCTGCGCAGCGCACTGGTAGCCATCCTCATGCTCCCGGTCGGCATCCTGATGGCCTTCGCCGCCATGCGGCTGATCGGGCTTGGTGCCAACATCATGAGCCTCGGCGGCATCGCCATCGCGGTCGGTGCCATGATCGATGCCGCCATCGTCATGATCGAGAACGCCCACAAGCATCTCGAACGCGCACCGAAGGACAAGCCCCGCGTCGAGGTTCTGGTGGAAGCGGCGGCCGCAGTCGGCCCGGCCTTGTTCTTCAGCCTCCTCGTCATCACGGTGTCCTTTCTGCCGATCTTTACGCTCGAGTCACAGGAGGGACGGTTGTTCGGCCCGCTCGCCTTCACGAAGACCTTCGCGATGGCCGCGGCGGCGCTGCTCTCGGTGACGCTGGTTCCAGCTTTGATGGTCGTTTTCGTGCGCGGGAAGATCATTCCGGAGCATAAGAACCCCATCAACCGGTTTCTGATCTGGATCTATCGGCCCGTCATCCGAGGTGTTCTGAAAGCGAAGGCCGCCACAATCATCTTTGCACTCATCATCGTTGGCGTGAGCATTTGGCCGGCTCGTCAGCTCGGCTCCGAGTTCATGCCGCCCTTGAACGAGGGGACGCTCATGTATATGCCGACAACCCTGCCGGGACTGTCGGTAACTAAGGCGGCGGAACTCCTGCAGATGCAGGATCGGATCATCAAATCCTTCCCGGAAGTCGCCTCGGTCTACGGCAAGGCTGGGCGAGCGTTGACGGCGACCGATCCGGCCCCGACCGAAATGTCCGAGACGATCATCAACCTGAAGCCCAAGTCCGCGTGGCGACCTGGCGTCAGCGTCGACAGCCTTAGGGCGCAGATGGACAAAGCCTTGCAGTTCCCCGGTGTCTCGAACGCATGGACCATGCCGATCCGGGCACGTATCGACATGCTCTCGACCGGCATCCGCACGCCGGTCGGTGTCAAGGTCTATGGAACCGACCTTGCCGAGATGGAGAAAGTCGCGCGCCGCATCGAGGGGATCTTGAAGGCGGTGCCGGGCACCTCCAGCGTCTATGCCGAGCGGGTGATCGGGGGCTATTACCTCGATATCACGCCAGACCGCGAGGCGTTGGGACGCTATGGTCTCGCCGTTGGCGACGTGCAAGACGTGATCGCGACGGCGCTTGGTGGCGAGACCGTGACGACAACCGTCGAGGGACGCGAGCGCTATGCCGTCAATGTGCGCTATCCGCGCGAGTTGCGCAGCAATCCCCAGGCGATCGCCACCGAGGTCCAGGTGCCGCTCCCCGGCGGCGGAACCGTGCCGCTCGGCGAGGTGGCGAAGGTTCAACTCACGCGCGGCGCGACTTCGATCCGCACCGAGAACGGCCAGCTCGCCGTATACATCTTCGTCGATATCAATGGCCGAGATCTTGGAGGCTATGTCAACGAGGCACGGCACGCGGTCGCGAACGAAGTTAAGTTGCCGCCGGGCTATTCCGTCAGTTGGAGTGGGCAGTTCGAATATTTAGAGCGGGCGAAAGCACGTTTGAAGCTCGTCGTTCCGCTCACATTGCTCATCATTTTCCTGCTGCTCTATCTCAACTTCCGCGCTCTCACCGAAACACTGATCGTCATGCTGTCACTGCCGTTCGCGTTGGTAGGTGGGATCTGGTTGATGTGGTGGCTCGGCTTCAACGTGTCGGTCGCGGTCGCGGTCGGTTTCATCGCGCTCGCCGGCGTCGCCGCCGAGACTGGCGTGGTAATGCTGATCTACCTCGATCAGGCCATGAGGGAGCTGAAGGAAGAACGGTCAGCACAGGGTCGTCCCTTTACGCGCGCAGATCTTTACGAAGCGATCATGCGCGGCGCTGTCGAGCGGGTACGGCCGAAGATGATGACGGTCGTGGCCATCATGGCTGGCCTGGTCCCCATTCTTTGGAGCACTGGCGCGGGCTCTGAAATCATGCAGCGCATCGCCGTTCCAATGATCGGAGGAATGCTGTCGTCCACGGTGCTGACCCTTGTCGTGATCCCAGCCATCTATGGTCTTATCAAAGGATGGAATCTATCGGACAGGGGCACCATGGTAGAGATAGCACCCGAAGCGAGTTGGACCAGGCCCAAGGCTGCTGCCGAATAA
- a CDS encoding hydrogenase, with protein MRKTLLKGLLKAPLTERAPADTEFAALATKLDHAARAKLGRSLSIRQVDAGSCNGCELEIHALGNAFYDIERFGMRFVASPRHADVLLVTGPVTKNMREALRRTYDATPNPKWVVSLGSCAFDGGCFAGSYAVIGGVSEVVPVDLHIPGCPPSPTEILQGLLALLRNLNTDNRAR; from the coding sequence ATGCGAAAAACTCTGCTCAAAGGTTTGCTGAAAGCTCCCCTCACGGAACGGGCCCCGGCGGACACCGAATTTGCCGCACTCGCGACAAAGCTGGACCATGCCGCCCGCGCAAAACTCGGACGCAGTCTGTCGATCCGCCAAGTCGACGCTGGTTCGTGCAACGGCTGTGAGCTGGAAATTCACGCCCTCGGCAATGCCTTCTATGACATCGAGCGTTTTGGCATGCGATTTGTCGCCTCGCCGCGGCATGCCGATGTCTTGCTCGTCACCGGTCCAGTCACAAAAAACATGCGCGAAGCATTACGGCGGACCTACGATGCGACTCCCAATCCCAAATGGGTCGTCAGTCTCGGCAGCTGCGCTTTTGATGGTGGCTGCTTTGCCGGCAGCTATGCCGTCATAGGAGGGGTCTCCGAGGTCGTCCCAGTCGATCTCCACATCCCAGGCTGCCCGCCATCGCCGACTGAAATTCTACAAGGGTTACTTGCGCTGCTTCGGAATCTGAACACTGACAATCGTGCCCGGTGA
- a CDS encoding hydrogenase expression protein HypE, which produces MPLLIDTIESGRAMPDHRPWPRRVVDGDLWQSLAQQIAEGRWTLFGLWGDTGAVHMAILDDAAAQVAVVTHECPKGSFPSVGRLHPPAIRPERAIRDLFGLEPMGLPDPRPWLDHGHWGLRHPLGRQAEVRQSASPYEFLASDGEGLHQIPVGPVHAGIIEPGHFRFTASGETVVRLEERLGYVHKGIESLMRGASIDGAARLAGRASGDSTVAYAFAFARAVEAALDIEVPPRAVWLRALMAELERLANHFGDIGAICNDAAFAMMHAYCGVLRERVLRTSAACFGHRLMMDCIVPGGVGIDLTSRGFEQIRELVGTVSRAFPPLVELYDNTASLQDRTVGTGIVHPALAQQYGSGGIVGRASGRAFDARLQLAYPPYDALLFNYDVPLLTEGDVNARIWIRIREVAQSLALVELILARIPAQEATRVPVSGTGGSGEGLAVVEGFRGDVLAWVRLGSDARIERCHLRDPSWFQWPLIEAAIEGNIVADFPLCNKSFNCSYSGHDL; this is translated from the coding sequence ATGCCACTGCTGATCGACACCATCGAATCCGGACGGGCCATGCCAGACCATCGCCCATGGCCGCGTCGCGTCGTGGACGGCGATCTCTGGCAATCGCTCGCGCAACAAATTGCCGAGGGGCGATGGACATTGTTTGGCCTGTGGGGAGACACGGGCGCGGTTCACATGGCCATTCTCGACGATGCGGCGGCCCAGGTCGCGGTCGTTACCCATGAATGTCCTAAGGGGAGCTTTCCCTCCGTCGGGCGACTCCATCCTCCCGCCATTCGTCCGGAGCGCGCGATTCGTGACCTTTTCGGCCTTGAGCCCATGGGACTGCCCGATCCGCGTCCGTGGCTCGACCATGGCCATTGGGGCCTGCGCCATCCGCTCGGAAGGCAGGCAGAGGTACGTCAATCCGCGTCCCCTTACGAATTTCTTGCGTCCGACGGCGAGGGCTTGCACCAAATCCCAGTCGGCCCAGTCCATGCGGGCATCATCGAACCTGGTCATTTCCGTTTCACCGCCAGCGGCGAGACGGTGGTGCGGCTCGAAGAACGGCTCGGTTACGTCCACAAGGGCATAGAGTCCCTGATGCGTGGCGCGTCCATTGATGGGGCCGCACGTCTTGCCGGACGTGCGTCGGGCGATAGCACAGTCGCCTACGCCTTTGCTTTCGCCCGCGCAGTCGAGGCGGCGCTTGATATCGAGGTTCCTCCGCGCGCCGTTTGGTTGCGCGCTCTGATGGCAGAACTCGAACGCCTCGCCAATCACTTCGGTGATATCGGCGCGATTTGCAACGACGCGGCTTTCGCGATGATGCACGCCTATTGCGGGGTCCTGCGTGAACGCGTCCTGCGCACTTCGGCGGCATGCTTCGGGCATCGCTTAATGATGGACTGCATCGTGCCGGGTGGGGTTGGCATCGACCTCACATCGCGGGGCTTCGAGCAGATCCGGGAATTGGTTGGAACGGTCAGCAGAGCCTTCCCTCCGCTGGTCGAGCTTTACGACAATACCGCCTCGCTCCAGGATCGGACCGTCGGCACCGGAATCGTGCATCCAGCCCTCGCCCAGCAGTATGGCAGCGGAGGCATTGTCGGCCGAGCGTCGGGGCGCGCGTTCGATGCCCGCCTTCAGCTCGCCTACCCGCCATATGATGCATTGCTTTTTAATTACGACGTGCCGTTGCTCACGGAGGGCGATGTCAATGCACGAATCTGGATTCGCATCCGTGAAGTGGCCCAGAGCCTTGCGCTCGTCGAACTGATCCTCGCCCGCATTCCTGCGCAAGAGGCGACCCGTGTCCCGGTAAGCGGGACGGGCGGTTCTGGTGAGGGCTTGGCCGTGGTCGAAGGATTTCGCGGCGACGTTTTAGCCTGGGTCCGCCTTGGCTCTGATGCGCGCATCGAGCGGTGCCACTTGCGCGATCCCTCCTGGTTCCAGTGGCCCTTGATTGAGGCCGCGATCGAGGGGAACATCGTCGCTGACTTCCCCCTCTGCAACAAGTCGTTTAACTGCTCCTACTCTGGCCATGATCTTTAA
- a CDS encoding hydrogenase 4 subunit F: MNTFSLNGVTLILAIPAVTAALLALLPGYRLSAQLNVLSAFLTLLASLSLFIWKPEPGPYFLVDDLNVVFVVLNNFVGFTTSVFSASYIAHELEAGRLTPAHLRFYHAMYQVLLFAMNLALVANNIGLMWVAIELATLTTVLMVGIYRTREAIEAAWKYFILGSVGIALALFGTILVYMAATPVVGEGLDGMLWTVLIKRVSAFDPALLNVAFVFLLLGYGTKVGLAPLHAWLPDAHAEGPTPISAVLSGLLLNVALYAVLRFKLLLAANSAAIAPGPLMATMGLGSLIFAGFMLYRSDDIKRLFGYSSIEHMGIIVFAFGMGGPLANFAGLLHMTMHSLTKSAIFFTVGHIAQVKGTQKISDIRGLTVTHPLLGWGLVLGVVAIAGMPPLGIFMSEFLVVSSTFAREPLLALPLVAGLLIAFGALFLRVHQLAFGAPKGGTGPVRASFLPIGAHLSLVLMAGIYLPPPLVAWFQHVARLLG, encoded by the coding sequence ATGAACACGTTTTCCTTGAATGGGGTTACGCTAATCCTGGCGATTCCGGCAGTGACCGCCGCCCTGCTCGCGCTGCTTCCCGGCTACCGCCTGTCTGCCCAACTCAATGTGCTCTCGGCTTTTCTGACGCTCCTTGCCTCACTATCGCTGTTCATCTGGAAGCCAGAACCCGGCCCCTACTTCCTGGTCGACGATCTCAACGTCGTCTTCGTCGTTCTCAACAATTTTGTCGGCTTCACCACCAGTGTCTTCAGCGCCAGCTACATCGCCCATGAGCTGGAGGCTGGTCGCCTCACTCCGGCTCACCTCCGCTTCTACCACGCCATGTACCAGGTGCTGTTGTTCGCGATGAACCTCGCACTGGTCGCCAACAACATCGGCCTGATGTGGGTGGCAATCGAACTGGCGACTCTAACCACGGTGCTTATGGTCGGCATCTACCGCACGCGCGAGGCGATCGAGGCGGCCTGGAAATATTTCATCCTGGGCAGCGTCGGCATCGCGTTGGCCCTGTTTGGGACGATCCTCGTCTACATGGCCGCCACTCCGGTCGTTGGCGAAGGGCTCGATGGCATGCTTTGGACGGTGCTGATCAAGCGGGTATCGGCTTTCGATCCGGCGCTGCTCAATGTCGCTTTTGTCTTCCTGCTGCTTGGCTACGGCACCAAGGTTGGCCTCGCCCCGCTCCACGCCTGGTTGCCGGACGCACATGCCGAGGGTCCGACGCCGATCTCGGCCGTGCTTTCCGGCCTGCTGCTTAACGTCGCCCTCTACGCCGTGTTGCGCTTCAAGCTGCTGCTCGCGGCCAATTCCGCTGCGATAGCGCCGGGGCCGCTGATGGCAACAATGGGGCTAGGCTCGCTGATTTTTGCGGGTTTCATGCTGTACCGCAGCGACGACATCAAGCGCTTGTTCGGTTACTCGTCGATCGAGCACATGGGTATTATCGTTTTCGCCTTCGGCATGGGCGGACCGCTTGCCAATTTCGCCGGCCTTTTGCACATGACCATGCACAGCCTGACCAAATCGGCGATCTTCTTCACTGTTGGCCACATCGCTCAGGTCAAGGGAACCCAGAAAATTAGTGACATTCGCGGCCTGACGGTCACTCATCCGCTTCTCGGCTGGGGGCTCGTCCTGGGAGTCGTTGCAATCGCCGGAATGCCGCCGCTCGGCATCTTCATGAGCGAGTTTCTGGTCGTGAGCTCGACCTTTGCGCGGGAACCGTTGCTAGCGCTGCCGTTGGTCGCCGGTCTGCTCATCGCCTTCGGCGCGCTTTTCCTGCGGGTTCACCAACTTGCATTCGGTGCACCGAAAGGCGGCACCGGACCGGTGCGAGCATCCTTTCTGCCGATCGGCGCCCACCTGAGCCTGGTGCTGATGGCGGGTATTTATTTGCCGCCGCCGCTGGTCGCCTGGTTCCAGCATGTTGCTCGTCTGCTCGGATGA
- a CDS encoding hydrogenase-4 component E — MGHLAFDVAHLFAGCLVLVSFMLLYQDRLYALLNVFALQAVVLALSVAWQAYVQGAPHLYVTAAIALFFKAIIIPVALHRIIARLGIHREVENVVSIGPTMLAGMGLVALSMVVMLRVTADAYPLAREDLAFALSVILLGLLMMVTRSNAVSQIVGFMSLENGLILAATGAKGMPLVVEISVAFSVLIAFIVIGTLLFRIRERFDTVDVEALDRFQGERR, encoded by the coding sequence ATGGGCCATCTTGCATTCGACGTCGCTCATCTTTTCGCCGGTTGCCTCGTGCTCGTGAGCTTTATGCTCCTCTATCAGGATCGCCTTTACGCACTCCTTAACGTCTTTGCGTTGCAAGCCGTGGTTCTCGCGCTATCGGTCGCGTGGCAAGCTTATGTGCAAGGCGCGCCGCACCTCTATGTCACGGCCGCGATAGCCCTCTTCTTCAAGGCTATCATCATCCCTGTGGCGCTGCATCGCATTATCGCTCGCCTCGGCATCCATCGGGAAGTCGAGAACGTCGTCAGCATCGGTCCCACAATGCTGGCGGGCATGGGGCTTGTCGCGCTTTCCATGGTGGTGATGCTCAGGGTGACCGCTGACGCTTACCCGCTGGCGCGCGAGGACCTAGCCTTTGCCCTCTCCGTGATTTTACTCGGCCTTCTCATGATGGTGACGCGAAGCAATGCGGTGAGTCAGATCGTCGGCTTCATGTCTCTTGAAAACGGGCTGATATTAGCCGCCACCGGGGCCAAGGGCATGCCGCTTGTGGTCGAGATCAGCGTCGCCTTTTCAGTCCTCATTGCCTTCATCGTCATTGGTACTCTCCTGTTTCGCATTCGCGAGCGCTTCGACACCGTCGACGTCGAAGCGCTCGACCGATTCCAGGGAGAGCGCCGATGA
- a CDS encoding formate hydrogenlyase, with protein MALIFDLAIQNAQMLLVLLLAPLLTGLVRKVKARLLRRRGPPLLQPYRDLLRLLRKEVVLAENASWLFRVAPYLIFATTWVAAALVPTFGTGLLFSWSADLIAIIALLGSARFFLVLAGMDVGTSFGGIGSSREAMIATLAEPAMIMIVFTIALLAGSTQLSSLAGFMLSSGVGLRVSAGLALVALVMVGIAENARIPVDNPATHLELTMVHEAMVLEYSGRHLALIELAAALKLLLYMSLIACVFFPWGLAPPDARAGAALQGFVTYIIKLAIGGFLLGLFEVTVAKMRIFRISEFLGAALMLGLLGMLLLFVSRSL; from the coding sequence GTGGCCCTGATATTTGACCTCGCAATTCAAAATGCGCAGATGCTCCTGGTGCTTCTGCTGGCGCCTCTGCTCACCGGCTTGGTGCGTAAGGTCAAGGCGCGCCTTTTACGACGCCGGGGGCCACCGCTCCTGCAACCCTATCGCGACCTTCTGCGGCTCCTGCGCAAGGAAGTCGTTCTCGCCGAAAATGCCTCTTGGCTGTTCCGCGTGGCTCCTTATCTGATCTTCGCCACGACCTGGGTGGCTGCGGCGCTCGTTCCGACTTTCGGGACCGGCCTTCTTTTCAGCTGGTCCGCCGACCTCATCGCGATCATCGCGCTCCTCGGCAGCGCGCGCTTTTTTCTTGTGCTTGCCGGAATGGACGTGGGGACCAGCTTTGGTGGCATCGGCTCGAGTCGAGAGGCGATGATCGCGACTCTTGCCGAACCCGCGATGATAATGATCGTTTTCACCATCGCGCTGCTCGCGGGATCGACCCAACTTTCGAGCCTTGCCGGATTTATGTTGTCGTCGGGAGTCGGTCTGCGAGTTTCGGCAGGATTGGCGCTCGTCGCACTCGTGATGGTCGGCATCGCGGAAAACGCTCGTATTCCGGTAGACAATCCGGCGACCCACTTAGAACTCACCATGGTGCATGAAGCCATGGTTTTGGAGTATTCAGGGCGTCATCTCGCATTAATAGAACTCGCGGCTGCACTGAAGCTTTTGCTCTATATGTCGCTCATTGCCTGCGTGTTCTTCCCATGGGGCCTGGCGCCGCCCGACGCGCGCGCTGGCGCCGCGCTGCAAGGTTTCGTGACCTATATCATCAAGCTTGCGATCGGCGGTTTTCTGCTGGGGTTATTCGAAGTGACGGTCGCCAAAATGCGCATTTTTCGAATTTCCGAATTCCTTGGCGCTGCATTGATGCTCGGCTTGCTCGGAATGCTGCTCCTGTTTGTGTCACGGAGTCTTTGA